In the genome of Salvelinus fontinalis isolate EN_2023a unplaced genomic scaffold, ASM2944872v1 scaffold_0184, whole genome shotgun sequence, the window atttttatattgtaaataagctttggcaatatgtacattgttacgtcatgccaataaagcaaattgaattgaattgaattgaattgaattgagagagagagagagagagagagagagagagagagagagagagagagagacaaagagagagagacaaagagagagagacaaagagagagagacaaagagagagacagagagagagacaaagagagagacagagagagagacacagagagagagacacagagagagagacaaagagagagacagagagagagacaaagagagagacagagacagagacaaagagagagacagagagagagacacagagagagagacagagggctgTAATAGCAGTACCTCCACAGCCTCACAGAGGATCTAGATAagtttgctatcctctctggattaaaaccaaattatgttAAGTGTattatattacgtattggatcacaaaataATGTcccttttacattaccgtgtagagTACCAGTTAAATGGACTGAcagggatgtggacatactcggtatacaaatccagaaacaaatgatctcactccaatacattttaatagaaagttagcaaaaatagataagatcttgctacaatggaaatgaaaatacctgtctatttgtggaaaaatcacccctgattaactctttagtcatatcccggtttacctatttgcttatggtcttgCCTACACCTAGAAACCTGTTTTAggaatctgttttttaaattatacgaGAAAAAAAgattacattttatttggaacggcaaacCAGTCAAAATTAAAACGGGCCTATtaatataacgaatatgaattcggaggccAGAAATGATGAAATATTAAAGCTTTAGACCTCTCACTTTTTGGCTTCAGTCaaacaaaagttatacttaaatccaaactggttctctagtaaattagtAAGAATTTCTCGTCctgtgttcaagaatggcctttttccctttattcaaatTACAAcggctcactttcggttatttgaaaaggaaataatttcccaaatattgttattttttaaacaagccttaaaaAGTTGGTGTCACGGTGGTCGtaaggattggaccaaggtgcagcgtggtaggcctacattttcttttatttaaatTAACACCGAACAAAAACAGCAAAATACTGaacaaaacgtgaagctacttgtgtgcacacaggcaactatctgtagacaagatcccacaaacacaaatggggaaaatggctgcctaaatatatgatccccaatcagagacaacgattaacagctgtctctgattgggaaccataccaggccaacataaaccattaatcacctagatgacccaccctagtcactgtcacgccccaaccaacatagagaataaacagctctctatggtcagggcgtgacagttggttgcaatttcagtttaatccaccagaatagacagaacaaataatacaacattgttggttatctgcacgaacccagtcttcactatgaatcatccatacaccaattggcctaatcatttatttactaactaactaaataatcacagaaatgcataaacaaacaaacagtagatattggttcCTAACAGTGATAGGGAGgattccctagtgggctaaaccgatatgacggcttggtggacaaagggaagtgggtgtggactgagaagAGTGGGAAAGACAAAGTGGATCACTACACACAGTGGATAAATATATTCAatgaaatgctaatccttcgcACATGAACGCtcgctcattcgggaataattgcaagtACATATTTACTGTGTATGTCAATGTTGTCTTCAATGTTGGAATCCGGTTCGTCTGCTGGAGagttcatccccctctctctctctctctctctctctgtctctctctctctctgtctctgtctctgtctctctcgctctctccctctctctctctctctgtctccctctctctgtctctctctctctccatctctctctctccgtctctctctctctctctccgtctctctctctctctctctcccctactctctctctcccctatctctctctctctctctctctctctctctctctctctctgtctctgtctctgtctctctcgctctctccctctctctctctctgtctctctctctctctctctgtctctctctctctgtctctgtctctctctctctgtctctctctctctgtctctctctctctgtctctctctctctctcccctactctctctctcccctactctctctctctctctttctctctctctcccctactctctctctctctcctactccctctctctctttctctctctctctctctctctttctctcgctctctctcccctactctctctctctctcctactccctctctctctctctctctctctctctctctcctctctctctctctctctctctctctctctctctctctctctctctctctacccctctctctctctctctctctctctctctctctctctctcttctctctctctctctctctctctctctgcgtctctctctctactactgtaACCGGTGATGGAACTATGGCCAGCGCTGTTGCTAGGTAGCAGTATGCTAATTAGCAGTTGATCTCTGGGTTGTGATAAAGTGTCACAGACTGCTCCTCCTTAACATAACctcatcccctcttctctctgtcttttattctctctatcactccctctccTTATCcatcccactctctttctctttatccttTCAAACGGGGAACTACCTCCTAGAAACGTATCTGGTTATAAACAGCATATGCGatatcgatatgagtcagaaacattcatTCTAGTCTCAAATTGACTACAAATTGTAAATGGGATAATTACGGTCATAAAAGTCAGTCTCGTCTAAAACGAGATTTAGGAGTGAGTGCGTCACGAAGGGGTAGGGATTGGTTGGATTACTGACATGGCCACTGTTGCCCGGAGACGACAAGCTGCTCCATTCCCAGCTGCCGTGTGTTGCGGACACGTTGTCAAGTCTGCAACGCACACCCACTTGCCTCGGCATAGGAGTGAAAATAAGCTTCCATGAAGTTGGTACGAAGTTTCCAACGGATTACATGCAACAAACGTTACGACATGGATGGCTGCGActgagtagctagctagcttaatacATAGCCTCTCCCTTAATGTATAATGTGATCTAATGTCATAGAAAAGGGAAGATTAGCGTCGCTAACGTTGTCACCTGTTTGATCAGATGTAACGTTAGCCAGCTTGCTATCGATAATGTTTCAACTCGAACTGGCTAACTAAAAAAGACCTCTAtgctagataacgttagctagctagccaattcaTTTAAACTCAAGACAAAGATATTGATAACTAACCCAGGTTTGCAAGTTAGGTAGGCAGCGATTTTTATGAGAACAGGCAGGTTGTTTGGGTTAGTACTTGCTCTCGATAACTCAGACCCTGGCGTGATTCTGTCTTTAACTGTAACGGTACTGAGAGCCATGATCAAGGACTATGTTAGAATTAACTAACTAGTATTCTGGGGGCTTCGTCTGCTTCTAGCGCTAAAAACAACATGCCTGTTCTCATAAAAGTCTATTGTGTATTTTCTAGGGCAAGTAGGCTATTGACCAATTCAAAGCTTCCCCTTGGAGGTCAGTAGGCTATTGACCGATTCAAAGCTTCACACTGGAGGTCAGTAGCTATTGACCGATTCAAAGCTTCCCCCTGGAGGTCAGTAGGCTATTGACCAATTCAAAGCTTCCCCCTGGAGGTCAGTAGCTATTGACCGATTCAAAGCTTCCCCTGGAGGTCAGTAGCTATTGACCGATTCAAAGCTTCCCCCTGGAGGTCAGTAGGCTATTGACCGATTCAAAGATTCCCCCTGGAGGTCAGTAGGCTATTGACCGATTCAAAGCTTCCCCCTGGAGGTCAGTAGGCTATTGACCGATTCAAAGCTTCCCCTGGAGGTCAGTAGCTATTGACCGAATCAAAGCTTCACACTGGAGCTCAGTAGCTATTGACCGATTCAAAGCTTCACACTGGAGGTCAGTAGCTATTGACCGATTCAAAGCTTCCCCCTGGAGGTCAGTAGCTATTGACCGATTCAAAGCTTCCCCCTGGAGGTCAGTAGGCTATTGACCGATTCAAAGCATCCCTGGAGGTCAGTAGTTATTGACCGATTCAAAGCTTCCCCCTGGAGGTCAGTAGGCTATTGACCGAATCAAAGCTTCCCCCTGGAGATCAGTAGGCTATTGACCAATTCAAAGCTTCCCCCTGGAGGTCAATAGGCTATTGACTGACTCAAAGCTTCCCCCTGGAGGTCAGTAGGTTATTGAGTAGTATGAGAAGAGTGCCATCCTCCTACATCTCACATCTGCCTGGAGTTATTGAACTCTGCCTGCTGGACCCATGAGGCAAACATATCCAGGATGGAGTGTCATACACTCTGTCATATCCAGGATGGAGTGTCATACACTCTGTCATATCCAGGATGGAGTGTTATACACTCTGTCATATCCAGGATGGAATGTTATACACTCTGTCATATCCAGGATGGAGTGTCATACACTCTGTCATATCCAGGATGGAATGCTATACACTCTGTCATATCCAGGATGGAGTGTCATACACTCTGTCATATCCAGGATGGAGTGTCATACACTCTGTCATATCCAGGATGGAGTGTCATACACTCTGTCATATCCAGGATGGAGTGTCATACACTCTGTCATATCCAGGATGGAGGGTCATACACTCTGTCATATCCAGGATGGAATGTTATACACTCTGTCATATCCAGGATGGAATGCTATACACTCTGTCATATCCAGGATGGAATGCTATACACTCTGTCATATCCAGGATGGAATGTCATACACTCTGTCATATCCAGGTTGGAATGTCATACACTACCCCTCCTGCCGCCTGACTGCATCTGTTCAAAACCTGACATAGATGGAAGGGACTTCATCCCCCACTGGAGACTTggaagacagaacctcacccagagagatgccCATGTCAACGTGTGGTTGGACAGACAACTCCTTAGAATAGGCCATAGAAATACAATAGAATGCTGGGGCgtaactttggttttagaagtgtgttccgggggggggggggggggggggggggggggggggagacataaCCTGGGCATCTAAAGCTAATTTCCCTAAAACTAAAACACATCTTGTTCAACCAAGAGTAGTCTTGTCTTTCGAACAAATGGTCGACATTTTTAAACTTGTATTTTTCCATATTTAGACacatcctatgtgttttaatcaaatcaaccatatgactcaagagggagccagagatcaagatagcctaaccaggaggggaaaaaaactattccCGACCCTCCTTATCCCTGAAGTTGCCTGGTAATAGGCTACTGGCTACACCAGCGGTCTGCAACCTGGCTACCCCAGCGGTCTGCAACCTGGCTACACCAGCGGTCTGCAGCCTGACTACACCAGCGGTCTGCAACCTGGCTACACCAGCGGTCTGCAACCTGGCTACCCCAGCGGTCTGCAACCTGGCTACCCCAGCGGTCTGCAACCTGGCTACACCAGCGGTCTGCAGCCTGACTACACCAGCGGTCTGCAACCTGGCTACACCAGCGGTCTGCAACCTGGCTACACCAGCGGTCTGCAACCTGGCTACACCAGCGGTCTGCAACCTGGCTACACCAGCGGTCTGCAACCTGGCTACACCAGCGGTCTGCAACCTGGCTACACCAGCGGTCTGCAACCTGGCTACACCAGCGGTCTGCAACCTGGCTACACTAGCGGTCTGCAGCCTGACTACACCAACGGTCTGCAACCTGGCTACACCAGCGGTCTGCAACCTGGCTACACCAACGGTCTGCAGCCTGACTACACCAACGGTCTGCAACCTGGCTACCCCAGCGGTCTGCAACCTGGCTACCCCAGCGGTCTGCAACCTGACTACACCAACGGTCTGCAACCTGGCTACCCCAGCGGTCTGCAACCTGGCTACCCCAGCGGTCTGCAACCTGGCTACCCCAGCGGTCTGCAACCTGGCTACCCCAGCGGTCTGCAGCCTGGCTACACCAGCGGTCTCATTTGTAGTGCCAATTTATCTTA includes:
- the LOC129844158 gene encoding small proline-rich protein 3-like, which codes for MKLATGYTSGLQPGYPSGLQPGYTSGLQPDYTSGLQPGYTSGLQPGYPSGLQPGYPSGLQPGYTSGLQPDYTSGLQPGYTSGLQPGYTSGLQPGYTSGLQPGYTSGLQPGYTSGLQPGYTSGLQPGYTSGLQPGYTSGLQPDYTNGLQPGYTSGLQPGYTNGLQPDYTNGLQPGYPSGLQPGYPSGLQPDYTNGLQPGYPSGLQPGYPSGLQPGYPSGLQPGYPSGLQPGYTSGLI